The DNA sequence CCGCTCCGTTCCAATCACCAACGACGACTCCGATAACGCCGAAGACGAATCCGAGTCCGAACCCGACAAACAAGTAACTAAGCTCCTTCTCTTTTTAATCCCTCAATTCAAAATTCATGCTTTCTTTATCTATGAAAATTCGTAAACCTATTTTTTCCCCTATTATGTAGGAAGATTATAACCCcgaggatgaagatgatgggGCCAGTAATGCCGGTGAGAGTAAACCTTTCTTTTCACCTTCCGAGGGAGCCTCTTTCCATGCCAATTCGTTCATGGAGCTAAATCTATCGCGCCCTCTGCTTCGGGCTTGCGAAGCCTTGGGGTACATTAAGCCCACGCCAATTCAGGTTTCTCTTACATCATccttttagtattttaatttttaatttttaaatatttaaatattgcagTTCGTAtgcttttattttatgcaattaTGGTTTTCTGagttttagggttttgattgtAGGCGGCTGTCATACCATTAGCAATGACCGGGAGAGATATCTGTGGGAGTGCAATCACTGGTTCCGGGAAGGTAAATTGTCTGAAATGCTGTAAtttccttcttttgtttttggaaataAACTATTCTACCATTACTGACATGCATGCTGCAAATCTTATACAAAGTCAATAAATGAAGTTGGGGGGTCATGAATTTAAAGTTTTTGCGTTGTGTCAATTTAGTTGGAAGTAATGGTTTTTTGCAATTGTTCCATTTCACAGACTGCTGCCTTTACGCTACCAACTTTGGAGAGGTTATTGTTCCGTCCTAAACGTGTGCCAGCGATAAGGGTTCTTATTCTTACTCCAACTCGGGAGTTGGCAGTTCAGTAAGTGCTATTACcctgaacttttttttttcatgcatacaGCACGCTCTTTTGTTGGAAAAGTTTTGGTATTGCTTCTTCCATTTAGGTAATGCATTGAAGTTTGAAACTTCCACTTGTGCTTCCATGCAGCGTACTACGTTTCATGCAGTACATTAATATTATTCCAGTTCAATTCTCCGTTATCTTCAATTTGTGTTGATGATTATGAAGAAGCTTTCAATTATGAATTCTGAGACACTGCTTGACATCTCAAATCCAAGCTAGgcacaatattatatatatatatatatatatatatatatcttcttttgATCGGTtaacaaaatatacatatatatataagccataCCAGCATTAAATACCATCTTCAATAAAGCACTTTTGGGGAAATGGTTGTGAAGATACCATAAAGAAGGGGAGGGTTTATGGAGAGAAGTCATAGATGCCAAATATGGGAGTATGATGGGGGGATGGTGTTCTAAGGAAGTTAGAGGGACACATGGTGTGGGCTTGTGTTAAAATATTAGAGTGGGATGGGGTAGATTCACCAAGTGTTTTAGATTTGCAATTCGAAGAGGTGATAGAGTTTACTTTTGGCACGATGCTTGGTGTGGTGATAGGGCCCTAAAGCAGGTGTTTCTCATGCTATACCAGATTTCCAGCCACAAAGAGGCTGCCGTGGCTGATCTAGTGGTAATTTCTAATGGTGTTGTCCATTGGGATGTAAGATTCTCGAAAGATGCTCATGATtgggagttggatgtgcttgcTGTTTTTTTTTACTCGCTATATGCAATATTGATGGGTAGTGAGACGGAGGATAAAATGATCTGGATTTTGAATGGAAATAACAAATTTTTGGTGTGCTCTTTCTACAAGGCTCTCTTGGGAGTTTCTAATGACCATAATTTTCCTTGGAAGGCCCTTTGGCAATGTAAAGTACTGTCTAAGATcgctttctttgtatggactgcATCTCTTGGGCGGATCCTCATGtcggataatttgagaaaatgtgGTGTTATCATAGCAAATTGGTGCTTCTTGTGCAAGAGTGATGGGGAATTAGTGGATCAtcttttgttacattgtgaggtggcaatgTGTTTGTGGAATGAGATCCTCAATAGGACAGGGGTggcttgggctatgcctagaAAAGTTAGAGATATTCTGGGGTGTTGGACAGGAATCAGGGAGAATCCACGTATAGCGGCTGTGTGCAAAATGATCCCTCAttgcattatgtggtgcttgtggctaGAGAGGAACAAGAGGTGCTTTGAAGACATGGAGCATTCTTTGGAGGAGCTGAAGCGATTCTTCTacaatactttattttcttgggcttTGGCTATTATTTGTAATACGGACAATTTTCATGACCTGCTTGTATCTCTCACTAGTACCTAGATGTAATTAGGTTTCATGAGCTGTTTGTATACTTCTGGTGTACTTTGTTACTATcgttatttcaataaaatttacttttacctatcaaaaaaaaatatatatcatcttCAAGAAAACTTATATGGAGAATTCGATTTTTCACTAAAGGATTTGTTCCTTCATCATACCTCacttgtaaataaaatagaaaaagaaagaaattgttGTTTTTACCTACCTGTTTTGATCCTAATCTATCGATTGAATTTTGATTTCATTATGCAGGGTTCACAGTATGATAGAGAAACTTGCTCAATTTACTGACATCAGATGTTGCCTGGTTGTCGGTGGACTTTCAACAAAGGTttgatcattaatttcattaataactTCCACCCACCTGGTGTGATGTGTGAATACATTCTCCTTTTGATTGTGATGCTTTCAGTAAAACCttctttttttcacttttgCTGTTGTTATTGTAAACTCATGAAATCAAATCTATTTGAACAACCCGAATTAGATTCCAAGTATTTTTGTGTGCACATTTtcattaaatgttttttttttaaaaaaaaatggaatcctGGGTTTTAtgattattgttttgtttttcgaCTCCATTATAGGTGAAATGCAATAGCAAAACTTTAAGGGTAAAAAAGAGTACCTATGTTTACtcttcctcttgttcttgaaatGAATGaactttttatatttacctatcaaaaaatatttccccaaaaagaaaatataaacattttaaacaCAAGTATGAGGACACCATTATTGTGTCATTTATTAGAAGATGAACGACTTATTAACTGATAGTAAAAATGTGTATTTTTGTATCACTAGAACATCACACCTAGGCTTTGCTCTTGTAGATGTCCTGTGTAGTTGAACCCTCGCCTATccttatgatcaataaattcttgtttaccgataaaagaaaaaaagaaaaatcctatTTATAAGCCGGTGTGGATAACACATCTAGCAAAGCACTTACATGGCATGCTTTGATTTGGAAgacattataaaatttgaatcttacaaatcaaatcatgtcatTTAAATGATGTATATGGTGTGTTTTACACACTGGCTTACAAGtagaaaaactctaaaaatatgtgttttttccCCGTAAGCTTTTCAGGGATATTGCAGTAATAGTATTTCTATATTAGGTGCAAGAGGCAGCCTTGAGATCAATGCCCGATATTGTTGTGGCCACACCAGGACGCATGATAGATCATTTACGCAATTCTTTATCTGTGGATTTGGACGATCTTGCAGTTCTAATCCTTGATGAGGCTGACCGCCTTCTGGAGCTTGGATTTAATGCTGAAATCCAGGAGCTGGTATCTTGTTGTCTTTTATAATCCTAAAAATTCTGAGCATAGATCTGAGTTATTTTTAGTGTTCTGATTTGTTTAATCATGAGCTCTACCCACTGATGGTTTATTAACAGGTCCGTCTATGTCCATCAAGAAGACAGACCATGCTGTTTTCAGCTACAATGACTGAAGAAGTTGACGAGCTTATCAAGCTTTCTCTGACCAAACCCTTGCGCCTCTCAGCTGACCCTTCCACGAAACGGCCTGCAACATTGACAGAGGAGTAATTCCTTGATTGAAGTTTCATTTGACCTAACTTTAATTCTCTTTTTGCTTACAATGctattttctacttttttagCTAAGATGGTTCTGGAGAGTGGTTGAACAGATAGTTAGTTATCATCTGAATCATCCTCTATAGTGTTTGTGGTAGCCTTATACTACATTTCCATCTAAATCATCAAGGTATATGACTTCTGTTTTGTAGGGTGGTTAGGATACGTCGTATGCGTGAAGTAAATCAGGAAGCAGTTCTGCTTGCATTATGCTCAAAGACTTTTACTTCCAGAGCAATCATCTTCAGGTTCTAACTACTGCTACGTTCATTTAGATTTATTGTCTTCATGTGTGAATGGTGAGTTTGATTGTTGCCTAAATTGTATCTAACTGTGAAATCTTCATGGTGGGATGAATGCATCTAAAGCTGCATAAGTATAtggtaaaatattgttataaataCATATTCTTTTTCAGTCTAGTGTAGACGTTTATGTTATGACTGTGTGAGCCTGGTGAGATGGCATTGCTTTGCAGCTTCAATCAATCCTGTTTCCCCATTACATTCTTAAACTTTACAGACTTACCTTAGCTCCTGAGCTTCAATCAATTTAGGCTTATGCTCCCTTCCCtactgataatttttttcatgattgTTTGTCACTCCTATTGACAGCGGAACAAAACAGGCTGCACATCGGTTGAAGATTCTATTTGGATTAGCTGGTCTTAAAGCTGCTGAGCTTCACGGAAATCTTACACAAGTCCAGCGCCTTGATGTGAGTATCTTCTATGAagtgcattttgtttttctgaatTCGTTACATCACTCTTAAATAGagataatcatattcttattgtACTAAAATCTTGAAGCTTGTTAGATAATGCTTTATCTTTCATGCCTATCTTTTTGGTTTTATAAATCTACATTATGGCTGCTTTGTAGGCTTTGGAACTCTTCAGAAAGCAGGAAGTTGATTTCCTGATTGCAACTGATGTAGCTGCTCGTGTGAGAACATACTCTCAAACTTGTTTATCTTCTTCTCTCTAAGAGTTCTCATGATTTCACATTTTTGTTCGATAATCTCAACtctttaataaattattctagCCTTTTTCTCTTCCCTCATATGGTGGGGTAGGGTGTTAAGTTAATGGATGAATTTACAAGCCTTTGTCTTTTcccttccttttttcctttccatgCTTTTTGCAGGCGTAAGTAAAAGCCTAAAAGATCCCAGTGGTACTAAGTTGGATAATGATAAACTTTATTGTTTTGGTGACACTATTTGTTGCTTGCCTTTCATAGGGACTTGATATCATAGGTGTTCAAACAGTTATAAATTATGCATGTCCTCGGGATGTTACCAGGTAGATTCTTAACCCTTATCAATGTTGCGATGTGATGCATAATTGGGAGCTCACTTTCTGCATCCTGGTGAAAACCATTTCAGTCTTTGTTCCTTTGTGCAGCTATGTTCATCGTGTTGGTCGTACAGCAAGAGCTGGTAGGGAAGGATATGCTGTTACATTTCTAACAGATAATGACAGATCTCTTTTGAAAGACATTGTGAGCATCGTTCTCTTCCTCATATCTTGCTGAGGATTTTATCATCTGGAAAATAAGTAGGATAATCTACTTTAGCATTTAGGAaatcttctttgttttgtttttcaaaacaaaagaggTGGACTCCTTAGTTGTTCCAGTTAATTAGTTGGAAAACTCTCTTTTTCTCGCTCACTCTCtcttatcttcttttttcttctttcttgatTTAAAACCTTGCTCCTTATAACTACGTCAGCTCCATATTTCTCGATTTTACAACTGGTTGTCACCTTTAATTAGTCAATCTTCTTTTTTCCCAACCATCTGAACTCCATATCAGAAGTTTTGCTCTTTATAGTTTCctttatattaattacataattattcttaaacaaatttCCCTTATTGAGAATTTTCTTGAGGTTTTCTTCCATCCactggagagagagagca is a window from the Juglans regia cultivar Chandler chromosome 7, Walnut 2.0, whole genome shotgun sequence genome containing:
- the LOC109013837 gene encoding DEAD-box ATP-dependent RNA helicase 28-like — its product is MAPAFVFEPPSDEELDHFDAEEEEEEETEELEQVAKEEEDDEDEEKRQRPSNHKSQSPWDFGSYSESVAEEHARRSTTSIDFKISRALQSRSVPITNDDSDNAEDESESEPDKQEDYNPEDEDDGASNAGESKPFFSPSEGASFHANSFMELNLSRPLLRACEALGYIKPTPIQAAVIPLAMTGRDICGSAITGSGKTAAFTLPTLERLLFRPKRVPAIRVLILTPTRELAVQVHSMIEKLAQFTDIRCCLVVGGLSTKVQEAALRSMPDIVVATPGRMIDHLRNSLSVDLDDLAVLILDEADRLLELGFNAEIQELVRLCPSRRQTMLFSATMTEEVDELIKLSLTKPLRLSADPSTKRPATLTEEVVRIRRMREVNQEAVLLALCSKTFTSRAIIFSGTKQAAHRLKILFGLAGLKAAELHGNLTQVQRLDALELFRKQEVDFLIATDVAARGLDIIGVQTVINYACPRDVTSYVHRVGRTARAGREGYAVTFLTDNDRSLLKDIAKRAGSKLKSRIVAEQSITKWSEIIEHMEDQVAAVLQEESEERALRKAEMEATKAENLIAYKDEIYSRPKKTWFVTEKEKKLVSKAAKASLEKENNPGKDLISVQQAEDLKMKEKRKREREKNLPRKKRRKLEAAREMLEDENQINKLEGNGKMNKENTGKSLVDVGYRRAKAVKAKKRAQDAGKIVKKTSKKSKPLTQKTHSRTEEMRELFQSDMSDRKQNRNVTAPKKKPKSSFKSKSRYKRK